The Methanolobus sp. WCC4 genome includes the window GACATATGGATAGTATCTTAGGGTATCAGAATCATCTGCGACCTTGATACCAATCTCACCCATCAGTGTGATATCCTTGTCACTGCTAAGGGAAATAGAATCCTCATTCTCCATTTCGATGTAATCGTCACCAAAACCTGTAATTTCCATTTCACCATAGGTGTCACCACTTTCCAGAGATAGGTAATCTTCAGATATCTGGAAAATACCCTGAACAAAAACAGCATTTGATTCAGTACCTGCGAACACATCATTGAAGTGAACTATGATAAGAGGTACATCATCAACATCTCCAAGGTCCACCTCATAGACATAGTCATCATCGGAGCTCAATATACCTGTGTCAACTTCATCTCCATCCTTGTACAATTCAATAAGTACACGGTCACCATTAGTGTCAACCTCAATTATATCAAGAGTATATCCCTCTTCAAGTTCAAGTGAACGTCCCGAGTAAACTGAGAACTCATCGTCATCATCCATGAGCACTTCAGACAACTGACCACTAGAAATGAGACTTACCTCATCAACACCATCAATATTTGTATCGTCAGAATAACCTGCGAAATACTTCTGAGCCATGAATCCAATTACCTGGAAATTATCCCATTCTGAGTGCTCGAACTCGACAGATTCAGGAACACTCGTATATACAAGGCCTCCTTCCGCAATCTTTCTTCCAGAAATTGATGTCAGTTCAAGGGTCTCGGTCTGTATACCCTCATCGATATCGTAATAGAAACCTTCAAAGTTTAGCGGATTCCATGTGAACTCTCCGCTTCCTTCTACAACAGTTCCACGAAGTTCATATGTTCCCGGTTCGGACATATCCACATATGGTGCAAATCTGAGTGTACCACTATCATCAGCAACTATGAGATTGATGCTGCCCATGAGGTTTATTTCCTTTCCTTTTGAAAGTGAGACCGTATCCTCATTTTCCATTTCGATCAGGTCTTCACTGATAGATGTTATCTCCATCTCACCATAGCTCTCACCGCGATCCAGTTCCAGGTAATCATCTGATATCTGGAAGATACCTTCTACGAAAACAGCATTGGTCTCTGTACCACTGAAAACCTCATCAAAGTGAACAATGACCATAGCAACATCATCGGCATCACCAAGGTCATCCTCATAAACATAGTCATCACCACTGGAGACAACAGCGCTGTCAACATCATCGCCATCCTTTGTAAGGGTCACATATACGCTGTTACCATTCACGTCAACCTCAACGATGTTGAGTGAGTAACCTTCCTCGAGTTCAAGTGATGCACCAGCATAAACAGAGTCCTTGTCATCATCATCGATAAGAATCTTAGACAACTGACCAGCAGACATCATGCTTACCTCTTCAACACCGTCAATCGAGGTGTTGTCAGTATATCCTGCGAAGTACTTCTCGGCCATGAAACCAATCACCTGATATGATCCCCAATCACTGTGATCGAAATCTGTTTCAACAGGTCTTGTCTCATAGACAATATCACCTTCTCCAAGTGAACGATCAATATCTGAGATTGTCATTGATTCTGAACTTAGGCCAGACTCTAAGTCATAGAAGAAACCAGAGAAACTTTGTGCGTCCCATGTATAGGTTGTAGACTGACCGGCATCCTCATCCCATATCCTGTCGCCTGTGAGATAGGTTTGTGAATATGTGCTCGTTGTATTCGTAACATCTGCAGTGTTCACGTTGTCAGAAGTATCAACAGTATGTACATTGATTGTGTAACTAGTGCTTGAACTCAGATTAGTGGCAGTATAGTATTCATCGGAAACATTAGCTACAAAAGTACCACCTAAATAAATCATACTATGATTGAAATCAGAATCTGATGGGTTGTCCCATGTCCACTTGATCCAGTCACTACCCTTCTCATCGACTTCCAGAGAAGTTACACTTCCTGGAGCAGTAGTATCGGGACCGCTTGGAGTGTCAGTTGTTGCAGAGTTGTTGGTCCAGTCACCGATATTACTTGAAGTATCAAAGCTTCTGATACCTATCTGATATGAGGTGCTTGAACTGAGACTTGTAGCGTTGTAAGAAGAGTCACCACTGGTAAGATTTGTCTGATAGACACCATCAAGATAGATCATGGTACCATCAAAGTCAGAATCTGAAGGGTTGGTCCAGCTCCACTCAATCCAGGTCTCACCTGTTGAGCTGCTCAAAGATGTTACAGCTCCGGGAGCAGTTGTGTCAGTAGATGATGTGGTTGATACA containing:
- a CDS encoding S-layer protein domain-containing protein, with the protein product MALGLPGPVTGIGETSTGTSWIYWEWTNPGDADFNEILVYIDGSQVATLSNTTTFYNATSLTESTSYQISTITTNFTGESDPASWANDTASTTSSVDVTAPGPVTSLTGSAGATWIEWSWTNPGDSDFDGTMIYLDGVYQTNLTSGDASYNATSLSESTSYEISVRTFDTSSNIGDWTNSSVSTTSSTDTTAPGAVTSLSSSTGETWIEWSWTNPSDSDFDGTMIYLDGVYQTNLTSGDSSYNATSLSSSTSYQIGIRSFDTSSNIGDWTNNSATTDTPSGPDTTAPGSVTSLEVDEKGSDWIKWTWDNPSDSDFNHSMIYLGGTFVANVSDEYYTATNLSSSTSYTINVHTVDTSDNVNTADVTNTTSTYSQTYLTGDRIWDEDAGQSTTYTWDAQSFSGFFYDLESGLSSESMTISDIDRSLGEGDIVYETRPVETDFDHSDWGSYQVIGFMAEKYFAGYTDNTSIDGVEEVSMMSAGQLSKILIDDDDKDSVYAGASLELEEGYSLNIVEVDVNGNSVYVTLTKDGDDVDSAVVSSGDDYVYEDDLGDADDVAMVIVHFDEVFSGTETNAVFVEGIFQISDDYLELDRGESYGEMEITSISEDLIEMENEDTVSLSKGKEINLMGSINLIVADDSGTLRFAPYVDMSEPGTYELRGTVVEGSGEFTWNPLNFEGFYYDIDEGIQTETLELTSISGRKIAEGGLVYTSVPESVEFEHSEWDNFQVIGFMAQKYFAGYSDDTNIDGVDEVSLISSGQLSEVLMDDDDEFSVYSGRSLELEEGYTLDIIEVDTNGDRVLIELYKDGDEVDTGILSSDDDYVYEVDLGDVDDVPLIIVHFNDVFAGTESNAVFVQGIFQISEDYLSLESGDTYGEMEITGFGDDYIEMENEDSISLSSDKDITLMGEIGIKVADDSDTLRYYPYVEKVVGTSETLDIDLSDSTVSIDDEVTIEVTARGASISEATVKVDGTTIGTTDDEGILEYTPDEAGEFEITAEKTGYGTGSEDLEVIDPDDETRAMSIEVSPDEVYEGTSTTIYVIQSIGGDAVSGAEVTFDGKSIGTTDSEGTVTYTATEAGTHKIIATKSGKNDAELDFKVQELAANFEFSNLEISPLEIKQGQTATISVEVENTGTADGSYNVDLKIDDVVVDSQEITLAMGESTVLEFEHEEEEMGTYEVKVGGLTTTYEVFEKSGTIWYVLGAISLAAVGGVAYLFTAGGWTVEIAQAKTAEAIAALKELIGNLR